A single window of uncultured Pseudodesulfovibrio sp. DNA harbors:
- a CDS encoding methyl-accepting chemotaxis protein encodes MRFKDWSLKLKILLPTFFVVLIVMTASTVILTFKAQDMAVEQATENAQRLAYGHSLEVGETMDLAMTATRTMAAAYEQGANYTPIPDREYLDAFVIDVLDRHDELAGAWCTFPPGNFDDREEEYRDTYNGAYRTWYHRDGGAIVPSFAGAGNFENEEWFSKPMSGSIETITEPYPWEVDGKKFWLASTGHPVKKNGKNIGIVGVDFYLNDLQKVVKEIKPFDTGYAFLMTNKGTIVGHPDTDKMGKNVSDFMDAKHANSVANAAKMGKDFSYETVNAEGDWYVTLAPISIGRTGEPWSLAVVIPMDKVREQADSFAYTSIIMAVIAVVILFVVLLVIANVITKPVLKGISLAKSLSEGDLTKDIDVDQKDEIGTLANALRTMTNQLRNVIGNVSSATENVASGSEELAASSQSMAEGASEQAASVEEVSSSMEEMASNIQGNAENASKTEKIASKAALNAEESGKAVSQAMHAMTDIAEKISVIEDIARQTNLLALNAAIEAARAGEHGKGFAVVAAEVRKLAERSGLAASEISELSSSTVQVAEEAGGKLDQLVPDIQETAQLIQEITAASNEQSAGVEQINAAIQQLDHIIQQNASSSEEVASTSESLASESAHLQQAISFFRLGTSSHQAPQRPVVKRQPQQQIAAAPTKPASSGMDLNMDDSDEFERF; translated from the coding sequence ATGCGTTTCAAGGATTGGAGCCTCAAGCTCAAAATTTTGCTGCCCACATTCTTCGTCGTTCTCATAGTGATGACTGCCAGCACCGTCATCCTGACCTTCAAGGCGCAAGATATGGCCGTTGAACAAGCCACTGAAAATGCACAGAGGTTGGCATATGGCCACAGCCTTGAAGTGGGTGAAACCATGGATCTGGCAATGACTGCCACTCGAACCATGGCTGCAGCGTATGAGCAGGGAGCCAATTACACTCCCATTCCTGATCGCGAATACCTTGACGCTTTTGTCATTGACGTACTTGACCGACACGACGAACTGGCTGGCGCATGGTGTACCTTTCCCCCCGGCAATTTTGATGACCGAGAAGAAGAATACAGGGACACATACAACGGCGCATACCGCACATGGTATCATCGCGATGGTGGTGCCATTGTTCCGAGCTTTGCCGGTGCCGGTAACTTCGAAAATGAAGAATGGTTTTCCAAACCCATGTCCGGCTCCATTGAAACCATCACAGAGCCATACCCTTGGGAAGTTGACGGGAAAAAATTCTGGCTTGCTTCCACAGGGCATCCAGTCAAAAAGAACGGTAAGAATATCGGTATTGTCGGTGTTGACTTCTACCTCAATGACTTACAAAAAGTCGTTAAAGAAATTAAACCTTTCGATACTGGCTACGCATTCCTCATGACAAATAAAGGTACCATCGTAGGTCACCCGGATACCGACAAGATGGGCAAGAATGTCAGTGACTTTATGGATGCAAAACACGCAAACAGCGTGGCCAATGCTGCTAAAATGGGCAAAGACTTTTCATATGAAACCGTGAACGCCGAAGGTGATTGGTACGTTACTCTCGCCCCCATCTCCATAGGACGCACCGGTGAGCCTTGGAGTTTGGCAGTTGTCATTCCCATGGACAAAGTCCGTGAACAGGCAGACTCCTTTGCCTACACATCCATCATCATGGCCGTCATTGCCGTGGTTATCCTCTTCGTGGTGCTTCTGGTTATCGCCAACGTCATCACCAAGCCGGTTCTCAAAGGAATCTCACTGGCCAAGAGCCTGTCTGAAGGCGACCTGACCAAAGATATCGATGTTGATCAAAAAGATGAAATCGGTACACTGGCAAACGCCCTGCGGACCATGACAAACCAACTCAGAAACGTCATCGGCAACGTCAGTTCCGCCACGGAAAACGTAGCGTCTGGTAGCGAGGAATTGGCAGCTTCCTCCCAAAGTATGGCAGAAGGTGCATCCGAGCAGGCGGCCAGCGTGGAAGAAGTTTCCTCATCCATGGAAGAAATGGCTTCCAACATTCAAGGAAACGCAGAAAACGCCAGCAAAACCGAAAAAATAGCTTCAAAGGCTGCTCTAAATGCCGAAGAAAGCGGCAAAGCCGTATCTCAGGCCATGCATGCCATGACCGATATCGCCGAAAAAATTTCGGTCATCGAAGATATTGCCCGTCAAACCAACCTGCTGGCACTGAACGCTGCCATTGAAGCTGCACGGGCAGGAGAACACGGCAAAGGATTTGCCGTTGTCGCCGCAGAAGTACGCAAGCTTGCGGAACGCAGCGGTCTGGCCGCCTCCGAAATCAGCGAGCTCTCCTCCTCCACGGTTCAAGTGGCCGAAGAAGCGGGTGGAAAACTCGACCAGTTAGTGCCGGACATTCAGGAAACGGCTCAGCTCATTCAGGAAATCACCGCTGCTTCCAACGAACAAAGTGCTGGCGTCGAACAAATCAACGCCGCCATCCAGCAGCTCGACCATATCATTCAGCAAAACGCCTCTTCTTCCGAGGAAGTGGCCTCCACATCTGAAAGTCTGGCCAGCGAAAGTGCGCACCTGCAACAAGCCATCAGTTTCTTCAGGCTGGGGACATCGTCGCATCAAGCCCCCCAACGCCCTGTTGTAAAACGACAGCCACAACAACAAATCGCTGCCGCACCGACCAAACCAGCGTCCAGTGGCATGGACCTCAATATGGATGACAGTGACGAGTTCGAACGCTTCTAA
- a CDS encoding HAD hydrolase-like protein has product MGKLDAIIFDFDGTLADVPLDFDWMKTKIAALGEVFMDERPVPNSRPALEWLEDLSSQVMKRDRAEGMEFLSRGRLVITAMELDAARDGTLFEFTRPVLADLAKRGVAAGVITRNISPAVKTVFPDIEQYTRVFIPREVASKLKPDPAHLYQALTVIGADPTKSLMVGDHPMDVETGHRAGALSAAVTSGAANTDAFTDYTPNFMCSNVAQLMDELASADLI; this is encoded by the coding sequence ATGGGCAAACTTGACGCCATAATTTTCGATTTTGACGGCACTTTGGCTGATGTTCCTCTGGACTTCGACTGGATGAAAACCAAAATCGCCGCGCTTGGCGAAGTCTTCATGGACGAACGGCCTGTACCAAACTCCAGACCCGCACTCGAGTGGTTGGAAGACCTCTCCAGTCAGGTCATGAAGCGTGACCGGGCTGAAGGTATGGAATTTTTGTCACGCGGGCGACTGGTCATCACGGCCATGGAACTGGATGCAGCCAGAGATGGTACATTATTCGAATTTACCAGACCCGTTCTTGCCGATCTTGCAAAACGAGGCGTTGCCGCGGGGGTGATCACTCGTAATATTTCTCCGGCAGTCAAAACGGTATTCCCGGACATCGAACAATACACACGTGTCTTCATTCCCCGTGAGGTTGCATCCAAGCTCAAACCTGACCCCGCCCACCTGTACCAGGCGCTCACAGTCATCGGCGCCGACCCGACCAAATCTCTCATGGTCGGAGATCATCCCATGGATGTCGAAACAGGCCATCGAGCCGGCGCCCTTTCTGCAGCTGTGACCAGTGGAGCCGCCAACACCGATGCCTTCACCGACTACACACCGAACTTCATGTGTTCCAATGTCGCACAGCTCATGGACGAACTGGCATCTGCCGACCTGATTTAA
- a CDS encoding deoxyribonuclease IV, protein MYLGAHMSIAGGLHMAFERIGMVGGAALQIFTRNQRQWKFPPLTGYDIELFTVAWEQWGNYPIAAHDSYLINLASNKPEQVNRSILGFAEELRRVEALSIPWLVTHPGSHLGDGVEMGIARYVANLDIAIEQSGTETAMVLLETTAGQGTNLGSTFEELASIIQLSKYPDRLGVCYDTCHTFAAGYDIRTPEAYTATFNTFDDIIGLDRLKFFHMNDTKNEFNSHKDRHEHIGKGTIGLDGFRNLMQDSRFADVPKTLETPKDKDLQDDVLNLNTLRKLAQKT, encoded by the coding sequence ATGTACCTCGGAGCCCATATGTCCATCGCCGGAGGCCTACACATGGCCTTCGAACGCATTGGCATGGTCGGTGGCGCCGCGTTGCAGATATTTACCCGGAACCAGCGGCAATGGAAGTTTCCGCCGCTGACCGGGTATGACATTGAGCTTTTTACCGTGGCATGGGAGCAATGGGGGAATTACCCTATTGCGGCGCATGACTCATACCTTATCAACCTCGCATCCAATAAGCCGGAACAGGTCAACCGCTCCATTTTGGGGTTTGCCGAAGAACTGCGACGCGTTGAGGCACTGTCCATCCCTTGGCTGGTGACGCATCCCGGATCACATCTGGGCGACGGCGTTGAAATGGGGATTGCACGATATGTAGCCAATCTGGATATTGCTATCGAACAATCCGGCACGGAAACAGCCATGGTCCTGCTTGAAACCACGGCAGGCCAAGGAACCAATCTCGGCTCGACGTTCGAAGAACTGGCCTCCATCATCCAGTTATCCAAATACCCTGACCGCCTCGGCGTCTGTTATGACACATGTCACACTTTCGCCGCCGGATACGACATCCGCACACCTGAAGCCTACACGGCCACCTTCAACACTTTCGACGACATCATCGGGTTGGATCGACTCAAGTTCTTCCACATGAACGATACCAAAAACGAATTCAATTCGCACAAGGATCGACACGAGCATATAGGCAAAGGGACCATTGGATTGGACGGCTTCCGCAACCTCATGCAGGATTCCCGTTTTGCTGATGTACCCAAAACTCTTGAGACTCCCAAAGACAAAGACTTGCAGGATGATGTCCTCAATCTGAACACCTTGCGGAAACTCGCGCAAAAGACATAG